GTAGGGGTAAGTACAAGAGGTTGCTGGACAGAGGAAATTGTAATTGGAAATGAAATAAATCATGCTTGGAATGAAGCATATGTTGATGGGAGGAGGATAATCATTGATACTAGTTCCGGTATTGCTCCAGTGTCTTAGGAGTAAGTGGAAGGGATTTGAGAGTATAGAGGGAGTTTTAGCTACATGTTTTTACATGTATGGGAAAAAGCCATAAATGATTA
This is a stretch of genomic DNA from Bacillota bacterium. It encodes these proteins:
- a CDS encoding transglutaminase domain-containing protein, which gives rise to MDEMERQVKLNLTAALMMAVGPLCKVVSRYMVGVSTRGCWTEEIVIGNEINHAWNEAYVDGRRIIIDTSSGIAPVS